From one Humulus lupulus chromosome 8, drHumLupu1.1, whole genome shotgun sequence genomic stretch:
- the LOC133795366 gene encoding uncharacterized protein LOC133795366 translates to MDCCSIGSCNVRGLNNKGKQESVLEFCNVNKIGVGGLLETKLKGNKVQELMDNKFTTWEFYNSPIVEGRLLIIWRKSFVRVLVIAESAQHVHCVVKMAGKVNAFCLTFVYGFNAIEDRKILWYNLMQLSFPVSPWLILGDFNSVFFTDDRSGGNPISHSEMVDSNLWLAQSNVVALKRFGSNFTWTNNQVGSSRIYSKIDHAFVNEEWHDFFPNTAARFSWEATSDHCSCVISASATESIGIKPFRFFNFWADHHDFKTIVEQSWKRPVTSRGLKGIYIKLMRVKHCLKKFNHEVIGDIGKRFQDAKSSFSEAKLQAFMGSNSTVNSKMNLSCIEQGTKISLDQQVGLLKPFSVVEIKKAMFSIPDTKSPGPDGFGSGIFKSMWPVIGGEVCAAVVNFFETGFMPPEFHNTTISLIPKLENPTRALDYRPIACCSTIYKCISKLLCSRLASVLPSLVHQN, encoded by the exons ATGGACTGTTGTAGTATAGGAAGTTGCAATGTTAGGGGGTTGAATAATAAAGGTAAGCAAGAGTCTGTGTTGGAATTTTGCAATGTGAATAAAATTGGAGTTGGGGGTTTGTTAGAAACTAAGCTAAAAGGGAATAAAGTTCAGGAGTTGATGGACAACAAATTTACTACTTGGGAGTTCTATAACAGTCCTATTGTTGAGGGCAGGTTGTTGATCATATGGAGGAAGAGTTTTGTTAGAGTTTTGGTAATTGCTGAATCTGCTCAGCATGTTCATTGTGTGGTTAAAATGGCTGGTAAAGTTAATGCTTTCTGTCTCacctttgtttatggttttaatgcTATTGAAGACAGGAAGATTCTGTGGTATAATCTGATGCAACTCAGTTTTCCAGTGTCCCCTTGGTTAATCCTTGGGGATTTTAACTCGGTCTTTTTTACTGATGACAGAAGTGGAGGGAATCCTATTTCGCATTCTGAGATGGTTGACTCTAATCTTTGGTTAGCCCAATCTAATGTTGTAGCTCTTAAAAGATTTGGTTCGAATTTTACTTGGACTAATAACCAAGTTGGCTCTAGTCGAATTTATTCCAAGATTGATCATGCATTTGTCAATGAGGAATGGCATGATTTCTTTCCTAACACAGCAGCTCGGTTCAGTTGGGAAGCAACATCAGATCATTGTTCTTGTGTAATTTCAGCTTCAGCAACAGAGTCTATTGGGATCAAACCTTTTCGGTTTTTTAATTTCTGGGCTGATCATCATGACTTCAAGACCATTGTGGAGCAGAGTTGGAAGAGGCCAGTGACTTCTAGAGGGCTCAAAGGAATATACATAAAACTAATGAGAGTTAAGCATTGCCTCAAGAAGTTCAATCATGAAGTGATTGGCGATATTGGGAAAAGGTTTCAGGATGCGAAATCTAGTTTCAGCGAGGCTAAACTTCAAGC CTTCATGGGCAGCAACAGTACTGTTAATTCCAAAATGAATTTGAGTTGTATTGAGCAGGGTACTAAAATTTCTTTAGACCAGCAAGTAGGTCTGCTGAAGCCATTTTCTGTTGTGGAAATAAAGAAAGCGATGTTCAGCATTCCTGATACTAAATCACCAGGACCTGATGGATTTGGGTCTGGTATTTTCAAGAGTATGTGGCCTGTTATTGGGGGAGAAGTCTGTGCTGCAGTTGTTAATTTTTTTGAGACTGGTTTCATGCCTCCAGAATTTCATAATACCACGATCTCTCTTATTCCTAAACTTGAGAATCCGACCAGAGCTTTAGATTATAGGCCTATTGCCTGCTGTTCAACGATTTACAAATGCATATCTAAGCTTCTGTGTTCTAGACTTGCTTCAGTCCTTCCTAGTCTGGTTCATCAAAATTAA
- the LOC133795367 gene encoding uncharacterized protein LOC133795367, with amino-acid sequence MIHCIASDKPKQWDLALPQAEFSFNCLPNRSTDLDPFQIVYTEVPNLTVDFVALLKLKSKSTSELADEIVQMHQDVKHRLIQSAAAYKESADKHHHLKTFSKGELVMVHLRKERFPAGTYNKLMPKKIGLCRILHKVNDNAYMVELPSDIRISNTFNVVDLFTYHLLDDAPIAATNSKSSFSHSRED; translated from the coding sequence ATGATACACTGTATTGCTAGCGACAAACCAAAACAATGGGATTTAGCTCTTCCTCAGGCTGAATTTTCTTTTAACTGTCTTCCTAATCGCTCCACCGACCTTGACCCATTTCAAATAGTGTACACTGAGGTTCCTAATTTGACTGTTGATTTTGTTGCTCTTCTGAAACTGAAATCCAAGTCTACTAGTGAACTTGCTGATGAAATTGTCCAAATGCACCAAGATGTTAAGCACCGTTTAATTCAGTCAGCTGCTGCTTACAAAGAGTCTGCTGATAAACACCACCATTTAAAGACGTTTTCTAAAGGTGAATTGGTTATGGTGCATCTCCGTAAGGAACGTTTTCCTGCTGGCACTTACAACAAACTCATGCCCAAGAAAATCGGCCTGTGTCGAATCCTCCACAAAGTGAATGATAATGCATACATGGTTGAGCTTCCATCTGACATCCGTATCTCCAACACCTTCAACGTTGTTGATTTGTTCACCTATCACCTTCTTGACGATGCTCCAATTGCAGCTACAAACTCAAAGTCGAGTTTTTCTCACAGTAGGGAAGACTGA